The Arthrobacter sp. MN05-02 genome includes the window GACAACGCCACACTGCAGGCCCTCCCCGTCGCTTTCAACCCTTGGGTAGACCCAGGAGATATGGCGGTTGGTTGCCTGAGTATGCTGATTATTTAGGTCCGTGCTGGGCAGGCCTGAGATCGTGACCGGAGTATCTAATAAAGACAGTGGGAACATCTGATGACGAGCGAAGCAACCCAGAACGACCCGGACATGCTTGGCGGCAGTGACATTCCCGGGGACATAGCCAACCAGCTCAGCGACCTGGCCCGGACCCTGCAGGCCGAGTCGGACACGGAATCGATTCTCGAGGACATTGTCGGATCAGCGATCCGGTTGATCCCGCATGCGGCCGAAGCATCCATCAGCCTGGTCAAGGCACGCAAGACGGTTGAATCACGCGCGGCGTCCAGCGATCTTCCCCGCGACGTCGACGCCGTCCAGAGCGAAGTCCGGCAAGGCCCGTGCCTTGATGCGGCCTACACGGAGCAGGTCGTCCGGGTTCCGAACCTCAGCGAGGAGACACGGTGGCCAAAGTTCGCCCAGCGGGCCTGGAACCTGGGCGCGCGCAGCATGATTTCATTTCAGCTATTCGTCGAGGGCGACAACCTCGGCGCTTTGAACGTCTACGGGGAGGACGTGGACGTCTTCGATGAGGAGTCCGAGCAGGTAGGGCTCCTTGTGGCCGCCCACGCTGCCGTCGCGTTCGCTGACTCTCAGGAGATCAAGCAGCTCAATGACGCCCTGACCAACCGTGATCTGATTGGTCAGGCCAAAGGCATCCTCATGGAGCGGCACAAGATCAGCGCACATCAGGCCTTCACCCTACTCACCACGGTCAGCGCGAACACGAACATCAAACTCACTCAGATCGCAGAACACCTCACCACCAGCGGTGAACTCATCCCCAAGAAAAAATCACGAACCCGAAACAGCTAGGTGCGAGATCGCGCCGAACCCTTTGGTCGGACCTGCCAGTGAGATGGCCGTATCCATGGTGGCCAGTGACGCGTTGATGAGCCTCTTCATCAGATGCAAACAATGACCCACCGGGCAATACTGCCCACCCACCCCTTGCGACGACTCCGACTCCGAGGATCCCCGAGATTGAGGAAACATGCCTGAACACGACACAGTGAAAACACCAGCAGTCGATGGGGCAGCTGGTGAAGTAGTCGGTGAAGTAGTTCGTGAGGTGTCCTTGACGGGAATGCTCCAGGACGTGGTCCTTGAAAGCCATGATGTTGAGGAGTTCCTGACGAACCTGGCAAAACTCGCCGCCGACAAATCCTCTTCTCGAGGCACCGAAGTCCTCGGCGCGGTGATACTGCTCCGGCCACGGACGAAAGCGACTGTGGCCAGCAGCAGCGACCACGCGAAGAAGATGGACGAGGTCCAGTACTCCTTCGACGACGGGCCCTGCCTGCGTGCAGCCCGCGAAGGGAGAATCTACACCGTCACCGACTTCCGGACCGAGCCCAGGTTCGGTGAGTATTCCCACGCGATCGCAGGTCACGGGCTGATCTCCGCGCTGGGAATCCCCCATCCCGCTCGAGGCAGACGCCCACGCAGCCCTCGATCTCTACGCGCCCACGGCCAACTACTTCACAGCCGAGGACATTGCAGAAGCCGAGGTGCTGGCACGGGAAGCATCGAAGTCACTGCGCATGGCCGTGCGGATCGCGAAACTCACCGACACCAGCGACAACCTGAAAACAGCGATGAACTTCCGCACCATCATCGACGTCGCCGCCGGAATCATCATGAGCCAGAACCGGTGCAGCCACGACACGGCCATGACCATCCTCAAAGCCGCCTCCAGCGGCCGGAACATCAAGCTCAACGCCGTCGCCGCCAAAGTCGTCGAATCCCTCGGACAGGAAGCCCCCCGCACCCATTTCGACGGATGACCCCTCATCCCTCGTTCATCATCGGCAACATCCTGTTCTTCAACGAAAGCACCACGACCGCGGGACATGACTGTTCCTGGCCGGATCAGCGGGGCTCCAGATCTGCCATGTCATCCGGTTGACCCGCAACATCACATAAGGGCCATCACCAGGAACACAGCCACCAATGACTACTGGCCCCGGCCGCAATCTCCCGCGGCGCACTCTTAAAGATTCATGACCAATCGCGCGAACGGGTGCAAGCAGCACCCGCGGGTTCCGTCCCGCTCACTTCGGATCAGTAGGGTCGGGGTCATGGCAGCGACGATGGAGACAACATGGAACTGACGACTGGGCAGAGTCTGATCGGTGCCCTGATACTGACGCTTGTGCTCGCCGGACTTCATTTGGCCGCACCCATGATCCGCAAACTGCCTCTCGTACCAGAGCGGTACACGGGTTCTTTCGCTGGTGGCCTTGCCGTCGCGTATGTCTTCCTGCATCTGCTGCCGGACATCGCCGAAGGCAACGAAGCCATCGGCGAGGCGCTGGAGGATACGGTCACGGTCACCCCACTGCTTGACCTCGGGATCTTCCTGGTCGCCCTTGCCGGATTCACGGTCTTTTACGGTTTGGAACGGATGGCGTCCCGACAGGGTATCCGCGATGGTTCGAGGGGCACCCCGTCGAGTGGGGCGTACTGGCTGCACCTCGGCTCGTTCGTGATCTACAACGTGCTAATCACCTACACCATGGCGCTGCGACTGCAGACCGGGGTGCTGTTCGCGCTGCTGTTCACCCTGGCGATGGGTCTGCACTTCGTCCTTACCGACCGGGGACTGGAGGAACACTACGGGCAGCGATTCCAGCGCTCAGGCCGGCTGGTCCTCGTGGCCGCACTGATTGCAGGGTGGGCGCTCGATGTGTTGTTCGCGCCGAACAGCACGCTCGTCGTCGCACTCCTCACCGCGGCACTCGGTGGATCCATCCTGCTCAACGTCTTCAAAGAAGAACTGCCTTCGAACCGGAACTCGAGCTTCCTGTGGTTCACCATCGGCCTCATCCTCTACGCGGCCCTCCTCACTGCCGTGACCGCACTCGGCGACTAGCTTGGGGCGCTCAGCTTTCTGATCGCTCGGATGCTGCGGCGTTACTAAGTGGTGGCGTTACTGGGCGGTGCGTTTGATGATCGCGGAGAGGATCGGGCGCAGGGCTTCGGCGTCGGTTGGTAGTTGAAGGGTTCGGAGGCGTTCCTGTGCTGCGGCGAGCAGCGTCCGGCCCGCCTCGGTGATGCTGACTGCCACCTGGTTCTGCGGAAGGCCGTGCTGGCGGGTGATCCAGTGTTTGTTTTCCAGCGTGGTCAGGACGACCCCGACCGTTTGTGTGCGGGCGAGGACCAGGCGGGCGAGTTCGGATTGCAGGAGCGGGCTTCGTTCGCTCAGATGCTCGAGTATGTGGACTCCTAGTTGGGGTAAGCCGAGTGAGCGCAGGTAGTCGATTGATTGCCGTTGCACGGCCCGGGCCGCAATGGACAGCAGGTGCAGGGTGGACCAGTAGTCGGCGCCCATCAGGAAACGTCCTTGGATGCCCTATCCGACCAGGATAAAGGCCGGTCCTTGCTCCTGGAGCGCAGGAACGTTATCCCGCCCATGATCATGAGACCGAATCCCAGGACGCCGATCAGCGGGATCTTCACGAGGACGGCCAGCAGCACGAGCGCGAACGCTACCAGCACCAACCCCGGGGAAGAACCTGTCCCTGCTGTACGAGTCACCCGACCTGTTAATTCACTGTCCATCACCGACCGTGCCAACTTCGGGTCCTCAGCGGCTAGCTGCCGCTCGAGCTCCTTCCACTGCCGGCGCTCCTCCGCTGACAACGCCATCTCACTTTCCCTTCCCCACACCACGAGTAGCAAAGATGCGCATCAGGCATATAGCGCCGGCGCCCAAAATCATCCGCCCCATGCCCTGCGTCCTATGCCTGTGCCCTATGCCCTTTCGATGAAGCAAAGGACCGCATCAACTACAGGAGCGGTT containing:
- a CDS encoding hypothetical protein (possible pseudo due to frameshift), producing MLAREASKSLRMAVRIAKLTDTSDNLKTAMNFRTIIDVAAGIIMSQNRCSHDTAMTILKAASSGRNIKLNAVAAKVVESLGQEAPRTHFDG